Proteins encoded together in one Anaerotignum faecicola window:
- a CDS encoding DUF362 domain-containing protein has protein sequence MLKEKLLETFKNLGGIEKYINKGETILLKVNLVMRKKPEEAATTHPAFVRALSEILVNYGCKVIIGDSPGGPFNELLLKSIYKTTGMEEAAKLSGASLNYSTETLTAEYPEGKIIRKLTVAKFIMEADKIISVSKLKTHSMTKMTGAVKNMFGIIPGTVKAEYHFSYPDVDAFSDCLLDICGYASPILSFMDGITAMEGHGPTAGTPRKVGVILACENPYELDLAASKIINSPINETPLIRHAIERGLCSKNTDEIKTVGDNLNYFVQKNFILPKTGSMHFLGDNPPKFLEGFVKKNLQPKPVFNSKLCVGCGDCALNCPAKIIEIKERLPHADLDKCIRCFCCQELCPMKAVSIKRPLILKMLSKF, from the coding sequence TTGCTAAAAGAAAAACTCCTTGAAACATTTAAAAATCTAGGAGGAATTGAAAAATACATAAATAAAGGAGAAACAATACTTCTAAAAGTAAACCTCGTAATGCGTAAAAAACCGGAAGAAGCGGCTACCACACATCCTGCTTTTGTAAGAGCCCTTTCCGAAATACTGGTAAATTACGGATGCAAAGTTATAATAGGCGACAGCCCAGGCGGCCCGTTCAACGAACTTCTTTTGAAATCCATATACAAAACTACCGGTATGGAAGAAGCCGCCAAATTAAGCGGCGCTTCATTAAACTATTCGACGGAAACGCTGACGGCTGAATATCCTGAAGGTAAAATTATAAGAAAATTGACCGTAGCAAAATTTATTATGGAAGCAGATAAAATAATATCGGTTTCAAAACTTAAAACGCACAGCATGACAAAAATGACGGGGGCTGTAAAAAATATGTTTGGCATAATTCCGGGAACGGTAAAAGCAGAATACCATTTCAGCTACCCTGATGTAGACGCTTTTTCCGATTGCCTGCTTGATATTTGCGGATATGCGTCGCCCATACTTTCATTTATGGACGGCATAACGGCTATGGAAGGACATGGTCCAACGGCGGGAACCCCACGAAAAGTCGGCGTTATACTGGCTTGCGAAAACCCATATGAACTTGATTTGGCCGCTTCAAAGATAATAAATTCTCCTATAAATGAAACTCCGTTAATAAGGCATGCAATAGAGCGCGGGTTATGCAGCAAAAACACGGATGAAATAAAAACTGTCGGCGATAACTTGAATTATTTTGTTCAAAAGAATTTTATTTTGCCAAAGACAGGGAGTATGCATTTTCTTGGCGATAATCCCCCAAAATTCCTTGAGGGATTTGTTAAAAAAAATTTACAGCCGAAGCCTGTTTTTAATTCAAAGCTTTGCGTAGGATGCGGAGACTGCGCCCTTAATTGTCCCGCTAAAATAATAGAAATAAAAGAACGCCTTCCTCATGCCGATCTTGACAAATGTATTAGATGTTTCTGTTGTCAGGAGCTTTGCCCCATGAAAGCAGTTTCGATTAAAAGGCCTTTAATTTTAAAAATGCTTTCAAAATTTTAA